A region from the Flavobacteriales bacterium genome encodes:
- a CDS encoding biopolymer transporter ExbD — translation MADVQTGDSGGGGGRHQKKRAKKSGTHIDMTPMVDLAFLLLTFFILTTSMQQPNVLQMTYPVPNDVTKPELKKVENAITMFLTKKDAIFYYRGGFEPGVTQLEQTDFKQLTKVLTVNNKVAIEEMQKLNKEFTLGKVNEVAYDTLANNIKKKDDALFCIIKADTDARYRNVIDIVDEMAIHAIGKFAVQDSIKPEERAVLDIAKQTL, via the coding sequence ATGGCAGACGTACAAACAGGCGACAGTGGCGGTGGCGGAGGACGCCACCAGAAGAAGCGCGCCAAGAAGAGCGGCACCCACATCGACATGACGCCGATGGTGGACCTCGCCTTCCTGCTGCTCACCTTCTTTATCCTTACCACCAGCATGCAGCAACCCAACGTGCTGCAGATGACCTATCCGGTGCCGAACGATGTGACCAAGCCGGAACTCAAGAAAGTGGAGAACGCCATCACGATGTTCCTCACCAAGAAGGACGCGATCTTCTACTACCGCGGCGGTTTCGAACCAGGTGTAACGCAACTGGAGCAGACCGACTTCAAGCAGCTTACCAAGGTGCTTACGGTGAACAACAAGGTGGCCATCGAGGAGATGCAGAAGCTGAACAAGGAATTCACGTTGGGCAAGGTGAACGAGGTCGCTTACGATACGCTCGCCAACAACATCAAGAAGAAGGACGATGCCTTGTTCTGCATCATCAAGGCCGACACGGACGCGCGCTACCGCAATGTCATCGACATCGTGGACGAGATGGCCATCCATGCCATCGGCAAGTTCGCCGTGCAGGACAGCATCAAGCCGGAGGAGCGCGCCGTGCTCGACATCGCCAAACAAACACTCTGA
- a CDS encoding amino acid permease, whose product MIRSLFRKKPIGATTGSEGEIHGGHSLGRHLSLRDLTFFGIAAIIGAGSFSSMGTACFSGGPGVVYLFILCAVACGFTALCYAEFAARVPTSGSAYTYAYVSFGELFAWIIGWALLMEYSIGNIYVAFAWSGYFTNLLDGLGLHLPEWLTINYTAAHTAFNSGTAGEGMTAWSTAPMLGNLRIIFDLPAFLINAIITALVYTGVKESRNASNAMVIVKLAIIALVIIVGITYVDIDNWDPFMPNGFGGVMAGVSAVFFAYIGFDAVSTLAEESKDAQRDLPRGMILSLVICTIVYIILALVLTGMVSYKQLGVSDPLAEVFAIRGVKWMLFIVSIAAVVAMTSVMLVFQLGQPRIWMSMSRDGLLPKRFASIHPKYKTPGFSTIVTGLVVGIPIFFTDENFILDFTSIGTLFAFVLVCGGVLLLPLRKREGKGFHLPYINGKFIVPLIGMVALALIVTNDPNHFHRILGRTGVGSNMPMVIFYVLCAVVGWFSFRKQWSLIPVLGLVSCCYLLTGMAVSNWKWFGIWLVVGLLCYFAYGYHKSRLAGATSR is encoded by the coding sequence ATGATCAGATCCCTCTTCCGCAAGAAACCGATCGGCGCAACCACGGGCAGCGAAGGCGAGATCCACGGCGGCCACAGTTTGGGGCGTCACCTTTCACTGCGCGATCTCACCTTCTTCGGCATTGCGGCCATCATCGGTGCGGGCAGCTTCAGCAGCATGGGCACGGCCTGCTTCAGCGGCGGCCCGGGTGTCGTTTACCTCTTCATTCTGTGCGCGGTCGCCTGCGGCTTCACGGCCTTGTGCTACGCGGAGTTCGCGGCACGCGTGCCGACGAGCGGTAGCGCCTACACCTATGCATACGTCAGCTTCGGTGAACTCTTCGCATGGATCATCGGATGGGCGTTGCTCATGGAGTACAGCATCGGGAACATCTACGTGGCCTTCGCCTGGAGCGGCTATTTCACCAACCTGCTCGATGGTCTCGGGTTGCACTTGCCCGAATGGCTCACGATCAATTACACAGCAGCGCACACGGCGTTCAACTCCGGAACAGCAGGTGAAGGCATGACAGCGTGGAGCACCGCCCCCATGCTCGGCAACCTGCGCATCATCTTCGATCTGCCAGCCTTCCTCATCAATGCCATCATCACGGCATTGGTGTACACGGGCGTGAAGGAGAGCCGCAACGCGAGCAATGCCATGGTGATCGTGAAGCTCGCCATCATCGCGCTGGTGATCATCGTGGGCATCACGTACGTGGACATCGACAATTGGGACCCGTTCATGCCGAACGGTTTTGGTGGTGTGATGGCCGGCGTGAGCGCGGTGTTCTTCGCGTACATCGGGTTCGATGCGGTGAGCACCTTGGCAGAGGAAAGCAAGGATGCCCAGCGCGATCTGCCGCGGGGCATGATCCTGAGCCTGGTGATCTGCACCATCGTGTACATCATCCTGGCGCTGGTCCTCACCGGCATGGTGAGCTACAAGCAACTTGGGGTCAGCGATCCTCTGGCGGAAGTTTTCGCCATACGCGGCGTGAAGTGGATGCTCTTCATCGTGAGCATCGCCGCCGTGGTGGCCATGACCAGCGTGATGCTCGTCTTCCAACTGGGCCAGCCGCGCATCTGGATGAGCATGAGCCGCGATGGCCTGCTCCCCAAGCGTTTCGCGAGCATCCATCCCAAGTACAAGACGCCGGGCTTCAGCACCATCGTCACGGGCCTGGTGGTGGGCATCCCCATCTTCTTCACGGACGAGAACTTCATCCTCGACTTCACCAGCATCGGTACCCTGTTCGCGTTCGTGCTGGTGTGTGGCGGGGTGCTGCTGCTGCCGCTCCGCAAACGCGAGGGCAAGGGCTTCCACCTCCCGTACATCAACGGCAAGTTCATCGTGCCGCTCATTGGCATGGTAGCGCTGGCGCTCATCGTCACCAACGACCCCAACCACTTCCACCGCATCCTCGGACGCACTGGTGTCGGCAGCAACATGCCCATGGTCATTTTCTACGTGCTATGTGCGGTGGTCGGCTGGTTCAGCTTCCGCAAACAATGGTCGCTCATCCCCGTGCTAGGCCTGGTGAGCTGCTGCTACCTGCTCACCGGCATGGCCGTAAGCAACTGGAAATGGTTCGGCATCTGGCTGGTGGTCGGACTGCTTTGCTACTTCGCCTACGGCTACCACAAGAGCCGGTTGGCGGGCGCGACAAGTCGCTGA
- the cysN gene encoding sulfate adenylyltransferase subunit CysN has translation MNSTHGYLDMDLLRFTTAGSVDDGKSTLIGRLLYDTKQIFEDQMEAVTAASAKRGSGEVDLSLLTDGLRAEREQGITIDVAYRYFATPKRKFIIADTPGHIQYTRNMVTGASTANLAIILVDARKGILEQTCRHSFIASLLGIPHVVFCINKMDLVDYGEEVFTKLQRELEDFSSKLEVRDIRYIPISALKGDNVVDRSERMPWYQGPTLMYLLENIHIAGDLNHIDRRFPVQTVIRPMTTEHHDFRGFAGRVQGGIFRKGDAVQVLPSGFQSTIKSIHLGERELEEAFAPQSVVMTLADEIDISRGDMIVSPNNAPETSQDVDVMLCWFNERPLQPGGKYAVKHTSRDARAMVKEVKYKMDINTLHKAEGDNTIRMNDIGRVQLRTTVPLHFDKYARNRYTGSIILIDEGTNETVAAGMIV, from the coding sequence ATGAACTCGACCCACGGCTACCTTGACATGGACCTCCTTCGGTTCACGACCGCAGGCAGCGTCGACGACGGCAAAAGCACATTGATCGGTAGACTGCTTTACGACACCAAGCAGATCTTCGAGGACCAGATGGAAGCCGTGACGGCAGCCAGTGCCAAACGCGGCAGCGGCGAGGTTGACCTGAGCCTCCTCACCGACGGTCTGCGCGCCGAGCGCGAACAGGGCATCACCATCGATGTGGCCTACCGCTACTTCGCCACGCCCAAGCGGAAGTTCATCATCGCCGATACTCCCGGGCATATCCAATACACGCGCAACATGGTCACCGGCGCCAGCACGGCGAACCTGGCCATCATCCTGGTGGACGCGCGCAAGGGCATCCTGGAGCAGACCTGCCGCCACTCCTTCATCGCATCGTTGCTCGGCATCCCGCACGTGGTTTTCTGCATCAACAAGATGGACCTGGTGGACTACGGCGAAGAGGTGTTCACCAAGCTGCAGCGCGAGTTGGAGGATTTCAGCAGCAAGCTCGAGGTGCGCGACATCCGGTACATCCCCATCAGCGCGCTGAAAGGCGACAACGTGGTGGACCGCAGCGAGCGCATGCCTTGGTACCAAGGGCCCACGCTCATGTACCTGTTGGAGAACATCCACATCGCAGGCGACCTCAACCACATCGACCGCCGGTTCCCGGTGCAGACCGTCATCCGTCCCATGACCACCGAGCACCACGACTTCCGTGGCTTCGCTGGCCGTGTGCAGGGCGGCATTTTCCGGAAAGGCGATGCCGTGCAAGTTCTGCCGAGCGGGTTCCAGAGCACCATCAAGAGCATCCACCTCGGTGAGCGTGAACTGGAGGAAGCGTTTGCCCCGCAAAGCGTGGTGATGACCCTCGCGGACGAGATCGACATCAGCCGTGGCGATATGATCGTGAGCCCGAACAATGCACCTGAGACCAGCCAAGACGTGGACGTGATGCTGTGCTGGTTCAATGAGCGGCCCTTGCAACCCGGCGGCAAGTACGCCGTGAAACATACCAGTCGCGATGCGCGGGCAATGGTGAAGGAGGTGAAGTACAAGATGGACATCAACACGCTGCACAAAGCCGAGGGTGACAACACCATCAGGATGAACGACATCGGCCGCGTGCAGTTGCGCACGACAGTGCCGCTGCACTTCGACAAATACGCGCGCAACCGCTACACCGGCAGTATTATCCTCATCGACGAAGGCACCAACGAGACGGTGGCTGCAGGGATGATCGTTTGA
- a CDS encoding TonB family protein: MEGMFIIAGVMLVFSLILGMDLSWNNVLAGIRNNLVFADRNKEYGAYELRHDYTKRLGIAVIGSVVFVILAVAAPYMVPKNEVVEEKKIKVVDVDMTEFKEEEEPPPPPPPEELPPPPPVEQVQFVQVEATNEEVDDPPPTQDELDTVMASTVTQEGTDEEEVAPPVEEDNTVYGYGMAEENAEFPGGEEGRAKWMEKNLNYPSMEYDAAIQGKVWVEFMVDKDGSVTNVLLKKSGGSPGFDKEAVRVIKAMPKWAPAKMGGRPVKQLYRIPIVFELN, encoded by the coding sequence ATGGAAGGCATGTTCATCATAGCAGGCGTCATGCTGGTGTTCTCGCTCATCCTGGGCATGGACCTCAGCTGGAACAACGTGCTGGCGGGCATCCGCAACAACCTGGTGTTCGCTGACCGCAACAAGGAATACGGCGCTTACGAGCTCCGGCACGACTACACCAAGCGCCTCGGTATTGCGGTCATCGGATCGGTGGTGTTCGTCATTCTAGCGGTTGCCGCGCCGTACATGGTGCCGAAGAACGAGGTGGTGGAAGAGAAGAAGATCAAAGTGGTGGACGTGGACATGACCGAGTTCAAGGAGGAAGAGGAGCCCCCGCCCCCGCCCCCGCCCGAGGAGTTGCCACCACCACCGCCAGTTGAGCAAGTTCAGTTCGTGCAGGTGGAAGCCACCAACGAAGAAGTGGACGACCCGCCGCCCACCCAGGATGAGCTCGACACCGTTATGGCCAGCACCGTTACCCAGGAAGGTACCGACGAAGAAGAGGTGGCCCCCCCGGTAGAGGAAGACAATACGGTCTACGGTTACGGTATGGCCGAGGAGAACGCGGAGTTCCCGGGTGGTGAAGAAGGCAGGGCGAAGTGGATGGAGAAGAATCTAAACTATCCGTCTATGGAATACGATGCGGCCATCCAAGGCAAAGTGTGGGTTGAGTTCATGGTTGATAAGGATGGCAGTGTTACCAACGTGCTCTTGAAAAAGTCAGGTGGAAGTCCAGGGTTTGATAAGGAGGCTGTTCGGGTTATCAAGGCAATGCCGAAGTGGGCACCGGCCAAAATGGGTGGTCGTCCAGTAAAGCAGCTCTATCGGATCCCGATTGTTTTCGAATTGAATTGA
- the vanZ gene encoding VanZ family protein, with amino-acid sequence MLKRLRWTLLWALVILVLCLIPGKDLPRYPWADLLSFDKLVHAGVFFVLAWLMVVAVRPAGFHPAVRWTAGVCAAYGGLLEVMQGTLMTDRYADVGDFVANGIGVALGLWWWARRERSRTLPT; translated from the coding sequence ATGCTGAAGCGCCTGCGCTGGACGCTCCTATGGGCGCTGGTCATTCTTGTGTTGTGCCTTATCCCCGGCAAGGACCTTCCGCGCTACCCATGGGCCGACCTGCTGAGCTTCGACAAGCTCGTGCATGCAGGGGTCTTCTTCGTGCTGGCCTGGCTGATGGTGGTGGCAGTGCGGCCAGCCGGTTTCCACCCCGCCGTTCGCTGGACTGCCGGCGTTTGTGCGGCGTACGGTGGCTTGCTCGAAGTGATGCAAGGCACGCTTATGACGGATCGCTACGCCGATGTGGGCGACTTTGTGGCCAACGGGATCGGCGTGGCTTTGGGCCTGTGGTGGTGGGCCAGACGGGAACGTTCCCGCACACTCCCGACCTGA
- a CDS encoding substrate-binding domain-containing protein, whose product MSSNAEGMDRRSALAGRGLVTCWLLFLLAACDTTPSNPRTDDNPTSGHVVVLVDEGLKPVFEDLESIFEHFYKDADLDLRYLPEGGILTAMQHDSVRLVFATFAPGADQDAYLRSKQITPHIETVATDAVAVIANKTVTESRIGVSEIRAQLTTGVPAEPWSGYRLLFDRNGSGVARTVIDSLLGGDASLMKAQVFSTNGIDSLVAQVARNPNTLGFIPFAAIADKDNAHSRHLLEQVKVLAVGRDTSHAVLPSQTTLADGTYPLCRPVVMLVLEPKAGLGTGFASFVAGHKGQRIILKRGLAPAHIPSREIEVVLE is encoded by the coding sequence ATGTCGAGCAATGCCGAAGGCATGGACCGCAGGTCCGCATTAGCGGGCCGAGGGCTCGTGACATGTTGGTTGCTTTTCCTCCTTGCCGCCTGCGACACCACGCCGAGCAACCCCCGCACCGACGACAATCCAACCAGCGGACATGTGGTCGTTCTGGTGGATGAAGGTTTGAAGCCGGTGTTCGAGGACCTCGAGAGCATCTTCGAGCATTTCTACAAGGACGCCGACCTGGACCTGCGCTACCTGCCTGAAGGTGGGATCCTAACCGCCATGCAACACGACAGCGTGCGCTTGGTCTTCGCCACGTTCGCGCCGGGAGCCGACCAAGACGCCTACCTGCGCAGCAAACAGATCACACCGCATATTGAAACGGTGGCGACGGATGCGGTGGCGGTCATTGCCAACAAAACGGTCACCGAAAGCAGGATCGGGGTCTCCGAGATTCGTGCTCAACTCACGACCGGAGTGCCAGCGGAGCCCTGGTCGGGGTATCGGCTGCTGTTCGACCGCAACGGAAGTGGCGTGGCCCGCACGGTCATTGATTCCCTGCTTGGTGGCGATGCCTCCCTCATGAAGGCCCAGGTCTTCTCCACGAACGGCATCGACAGCCTCGTGGCCCAAGTGGCCCGTAACCCCAACACGCTGGGCTTCATCCCCTTCGCCGCCATTGCCGACAAGGACAACGCCCATTCCCGGCACCTGCTCGAGCAAGTGAAGGTGTTGGCCGTTGGCCGCGACACGTCGCACGCCGTGCTGCCCAGCCAGACCACCCTGGCCGACGGCACCTATCCCCTGTGCCGCCCGGTGGTTATGCTGGTGCTGGAACCCAAGGCGGGCCTTGGCACCGGCTTTGCTTCCTTTGTGGCCGGTCACAAAGGCCAGCGCATCATCCTGAAACGCGGATTGGCACCAGCCCACATTCCCAGCCGCGAAATAGAGGTGGTGCTGGAGTGA
- the gcvH gene encoding glycine cleavage system protein GcvH, which produces MNFPADLKYTKDHEWVRIEGDTATVGITDFAQSELGDIVFVDIGTVGQALDKEAVFGTVEAVKTVSDLFMPVSGTVLEVNSGIDGDPAGVNKDPYGAGWLVKVKLSNPGEVAGLMDAAAYQALVG; this is translated from the coding sequence ATGAACTTCCCAGCCGACCTCAAGTACACGAAAGACCACGAATGGGTGCGCATTGAAGGCGACACCGCCACGGTGGGCATCACCGATTTCGCGCAGAGCGAGTTGGGTGATATCGTGTTCGTGGACATCGGCACTGTGGGCCAGGCGCTGGACAAGGAAGCCGTGTTCGGCACCGTTGAGGCGGTGAAGACCGTGAGCGACCTTTTCATGCCCGTGAGCGGTACCGTGCTGGAAGTGAACAGCGGTATCGATGGCGATCCAGCCGGAGTGAACAAGGACCCTTATGGTGCGGGCTGGTTGGTGAAGGTGAAGCTGAGCAACCCCGGCGAAGTGGCCGGTCTGATGGACGCTGCGGCCTACCAGGCCTTGGTGGGCTGA
- a CDS encoding four helix bundle protein produces MNSAPHRDLKDRTKQFALAIVAMYNTLPKTTEAQVIGKQLLRSGTSVGANTRAAFRGRSSREYVAKLGIVIEEADESGFWLELLSDSGIMPIQATGTLHKEADELVSIFTSLVKR; encoded by the coding sequence ATGAATTCCGCTCCTCACAGGGATCTCAAGGACAGGACCAAGCAATTCGCACTAGCCATCGTAGCGATGTACAATACCCTGCCGAAAACGACGGAGGCACAAGTGATCGGCAAGCAACTTCTTCGGTCTGGCACCTCTGTCGGGGCGAATACGCGAGCCGCCTTCCGCGGTAGAAGTAGTCGCGAATATGTTGCCAAGCTTGGCATTGTGATCGAAGAGGCTGACGAGTCCGGTTTCTGGCTGGAACTGCTCTCCGACTCGGGCATCATGCCGATCCAAGCAACAGGAACGCTTCACAAGGAAGCGGACGAACTTGTCTCCATATTCACAAGCCTGGTCAAACGGTGA
- a CDS encoding dicarboxylate/amino acid:cation symporter: protein MTKSNKLTLWIFIAMVLGIGLGTFLHSSYPAPPKRTAEEALNAAGVALSEASSDTSALVEEVTAVLNDRSLNPDTALKRLKLLLASEKKSQPLAQRLEPAVHIDEPVNKKLKDIIDYLSILTDIFLRLVKMIIAPLVLSTLIVGVAKLGDLKSVGRIGGRALLWFISASLMSLLLGMFLVNLFEPGVTLGLPLPDASASSGVEGAEFTLRNFITHVFPKSIVEAMAHNEILQIVIFSLMVGVACAAIGEKGEPIVRAMDSLGHVMLKVTGMVMNVAPFAVFAAMAAVIAQKGLGILGTYGKFIGQFYFGLFLLWCLLLLICWAIIGGRTRTLIDRIKDPLLLAFSTASSEAAFPRTMEQLERFGCPNRIVSFILPLGYSFNLDGSMMYMTFASLFIAQAYGIELDTSQQLTMLLVLMVTSKGIAGVPRASLVVIAGTLAMFNIPEAGLLLLLGVDHLLDMGRSATNVVGNAVATVVVSKWEGMLEK, encoded by the coding sequence ATGACGAAGAGCAACAAGCTCACGCTGTGGATCTTCATTGCGATGGTGCTGGGCATCGGGCTTGGCACGTTCCTGCACTCCAGCTATCCTGCCCCGCCCAAACGCACCGCTGAAGAAGCTCTGAACGCGGCCGGGGTTGCGCTATCTGAAGCTTCATCTGACACATCAGCCTTGGTGGAAGAAGTCACCGCAGTCCTGAATGATCGCAGTCTCAACCCGGATACAGCACTGAAGCGCCTGAAGCTGCTCCTTGCTTCCGAGAAGAAAAGTCAGCCACTCGCCCAGCGCTTGGAGCCAGCTGTCCATATTGATGAGCCCGTCAACAAGAAGCTGAAAGACATCATCGACTACCTCTCAATCCTCACGGACATCTTCCTGCGGCTGGTCAAGATGATCATCGCGCCGCTGGTTCTCAGCACGCTGATCGTGGGCGTGGCCAAGCTGGGCGACCTGAAAAGCGTGGGACGCATCGGTGGCCGGGCATTGCTGTGGTTCATCAGTGCAAGCCTGATGAGCCTGCTGCTCGGCATGTTCCTGGTGAACCTCTTCGAGCCGGGCGTCACGCTCGGTCTCCCGCTGCCCGATGCAAGCGCCAGCAGTGGTGTGGAAGGCGCCGAGTTCACGCTGCGCAACTTCATCACGCATGTGTTCCCCAAGAGCATCGTGGAAGCGATGGCGCACAACGAGATCCTGCAGATCGTCATCTTCTCGCTCATGGTCGGTGTGGCCTGCGCCGCTATTGGCGAGAAGGGTGAGCCCATCGTACGCGCCATGGACAGTCTGGGCCATGTGATGCTGAAAGTGACCGGTATGGTGATGAACGTGGCGCCCTTCGCCGTGTTCGCAGCCATGGCGGCGGTGATCGCGCAGAAGGGCCTGGGCATCCTTGGCACCTACGGCAAGTTCATCGGGCAGTTCTATTTCGGCCTGTTCCTGTTGTGGTGTTTGCTGCTGCTCATCTGTTGGGCCATCATTGGTGGCCGCACTCGCACACTGATCGACCGCATCAAGGACCCATTGCTGCTCGCCTTCAGCACGGCCAGTAGCGAGGCCGCCTTCCCCCGCACCATGGAGCAACTGGAACGCTTCGGCTGCCCCAACCGCATCGTCAGCTTCATCCTGCCCCTGGGCTACAGCTTCAACCTCGATGGCAGCATGATGTACATGACTTTCGCGAGCTTGTTCATCGCTCAGGCCTATGGCATCGAGCTGGACACGTCGCAGCAGCTCACCATGCTGCTCGTTCTGATGGTGACCAGCAAAGGCATCGCCGGCGTGCCGCGAGCATCGCTGGTTGTCATCGCTGGTACGCTGGCCATGTTCAACATCCCTGAGGCCGGGCTCCTTCTATTGCTCGGGGTGGACCATCTGCTGGACATGGGCCGCAGTGCCACCAACGTGGTGGGCAACGCGGTGGCCACCGTGGTAGTGAGCAAGTGGGAGGGCATGCTGGAGAAATGA
- a CDS encoding biopolymer transporter ExbD — translation MPRSSPALDMTPMVDLAFLLVTFFMLTAQFRPEEAAPVDTPSSRSEDALPPEGMMTVTVDSTGRVFWDLKEKPIRMAVLAAMGERYKIQFSEEEKQKFAMLSAVGVPVSKLKDFLILDSGTERTAMLRANRGIPMDSVNNELEWWVYETNTIYYRDIASKVKVALKADGNTPYTRVNEVVKTFQKPNIKINRFKMITDLE, via the coding sequence ATGCCCCGCTCCAGCCCGGCGCTGGACATGACACCGATGGTGGACCTGGCCTTCCTGCTGGTGACCTTCTTCATGCTCACCGCGCAGTTCCGCCCGGAGGAAGCCGCACCGGTGGACACGCCCAGCAGCCGAAGTGAGGACGCGCTGCCTCCTGAAGGCATGATGACCGTGACGGTGGACAGCACTGGCCGTGTGTTCTGGGACCTGAAGGAGAAACCCATCCGGATGGCCGTGCTGGCCGCCATGGGCGAGCGTTACAAGATCCAGTTCAGTGAGGAAGAGAAGCAGAAGTTCGCCATGCTGTCGGCCGTTGGGGTCCCGGTGAGCAAGCTGAAGGATTTCCTCATCCTGGACAGTGGCACCGAGCGCACCGCCATGCTCAGAGCGAACCGTGGCATTCCCATGGACAGCGTGAACAATGAACTGGAGTGGTGGGTGTACGAGACCAACACCATCTACTACCGGGACATTGCTTCAAAGGTCAAAGTGGCCCTGAAGGCCGATGGGAACACCCCGTACACCCGGGTGAACGAGGTGGTGAAGACCTTCCAGAAGCCCAACATCAAGATCAACCGGTTCAAGATGATCACCGATCTGGAGTGA
- the cysD gene encoding sulfate adenylyltransferase subunit CysD, with product MHSYRLTHLKELESESMHILREVAAQFERPALLFSGGKDSIVCFHLARKAFVPSRVPFPLVHIDTGHNFEETMTFRDELVRTYGVHLVVGSVQESIDGGRVQEETGYYASRNKLQTVTLLDTIEKHKFDCAIGGGRRDEEKARAKERVFSHRDEFGQWDPKNQRPELWNLYNGKKRPGEHFRAFPISNWTEMDVWQYILLENIPIPSIYFSHEREVFNRDGVIYANSSFMRLKPEEKPYQKRVRFRTIGDMSCTGAVDSPASTLEEIIEEVASSRVTERGSRMDDKRSEAAMEDRKKEGYF from the coding sequence ATGCATTCGTACCGACTCACTCACCTCAAGGAACTCGAAAGCGAGAGCATGCACATCCTGCGCGAAGTGGCCGCGCAGTTCGAGCGCCCAGCCCTGCTCTTCAGTGGTGGCAAGGACAGCATCGTGTGTTTCCATCTCGCCCGGAAGGCCTTCGTCCCCAGCCGTGTTCCGTTCCCCTTGGTGCACATCGACACCGGGCACAACTTCGAAGAGACCATGACCTTCCGCGATGAGCTGGTCCGCACCTACGGCGTGCATCTCGTTGTTGGCAGTGTGCAAGAGAGCATCGACGGCGGACGGGTGCAGGAGGAGACCGGCTACTACGCCAGCCGCAACAAGCTGCAGACCGTGACCTTGCTCGACACCATCGAGAAGCACAAGTTCGATTGCGCCATCGGTGGAGGCCGGCGCGATGAGGAGAAAGCGCGTGCGAAGGAGCGGGTGTTCAGCCACCGCGATGAGTTCGGCCAGTGGGACCCCAAGAACCAACGGCCCGAGCTGTGGAACCTGTACAACGGCAAGAAGCGCCCCGGCGAGCATTTCCGCGCCTTCCCCATCAGCAACTGGACGGAGATGGACGTGTGGCAGTACATCCTGCTGGAGAACATCCCCATCCCGAGCATCTACTTCAGCCACGAGCGAGAGGTGTTCAACCGCGATGGCGTGATCTACGCCAACAGCTCCTTCATGCGCCTGAAGCCGGAGGAGAAGCCCTACCAAAAGCGCGTGCGTTTCCGCACCATCGGCGACATGAGCTGCACGGGAGCTGTGGACTCACCCGCATCAACGCTGGAAGAGATCATTGAAGAGGTGGCTTCTTCGCGCGTCACCGAGCGCGGCTCGAGGATGGACGACAAGCGCAGCGAGGCGGCGATGGAGGACAGGAAGAAGGAGGGGTACTTCTGA
- the cysC gene encoding adenylyl-sulfate kinase, translated as MPAQAHIHPVFDRMLAREDKERLLGQRGCVIWMTGLSGSGKSTIALALERQLHAEGRFTTVLDGDNVRTGINNNLGFSGADRTENIRRIAEVAKLFAGQGIITICCFVSPTIAIRDLARSIIGPADFIEVFVDTPLEVCEARDVKGLYAKARKGEVKDFTGISAPFEAPHAPDLRIATQGRSEEASATELLNFILPRTTRK; from the coding sequence ATGCCCGCCCAAGCCCATATCCACCCTGTTTTCGACCGGATGCTCGCCCGCGAGGACAAGGAGCGCCTGCTCGGCCAGCGCGGGTGCGTGATCTGGATGACAGGCCTGAGCGGCAGCGGGAAAAGCACCATTGCCCTGGCTCTCGAACGCCAGCTCCATGCCGAAGGCCGCTTCACCACCGTGCTCGATGGCGACAACGTCCGCACCGGCATCAACAACAACCTGGGCTTCTCGGGGGCGGACCGAACGGAGAACATCCGTCGCATCGCCGAGGTGGCCAAGCTGTTCGCCGGGCAAGGCATCATCACCATTTGCTGCTTCGTGTCGCCCACCATCGCCATCCGCGACCTGGCGCGCAGCATCATTGGTCCGGCCGACTTCATCGAGGTCTTCGTGGATACACCGCTGGAGGTCTGTGAAGCGCGCGACGTGAAGGGCCTCTATGCCAAAGCACGCAAAGGCGAGGTGAAGGATTTCACCGGTATCAGCGCGCCGTTCGAGGCCCCGCACGCACCCGACCTCCGCATCGCCACACAGGGCCGCAGCGAGGAGGCGAGCGCCACTGAACTGTTGAACTTCATCCTGCCGCGGACAACAAGGAAATGA